One window from the genome of bacterium encodes:
- a CDS encoding polyprenyl synthetase family protein: MDLARIYDPVREDLDVVSRLLHDELSADDPFIGQLVAHVLHTKGKLVRPALVCLSAQACGGGSGARMDVAGAVELIHVASLIHDDVIDAAAVRRGQASVNAIWGNQVAVLLGDYLFSKAFHMLARLHSADLAAAVAGATVKMSQAEIKQIKHGNTPHTDEAIYFDIIEGKTAQLFSAACRCGALTAGAREREAAALSEFGLEWGMAFQITDDALDLTATPDQVGKPIGSDIQTGKVTLPIIFALATAPAPDRRRLRELIDGAGLSDSGSGEGPTGEDGPPGASEEVGEILSRCGAIAHALDVAKARAERAAASLGRIRRSPARDSLAALVEFVTIRSR, from the coding sequence ATGGACCTCGCCAGGATCTACGATCCCGTCCGCGAGGACCTTGACGTCGTGAGTCGGCTGCTGCACGATGAGCTCTCTGCGGACGATCCCTTCATCGGCCAGCTGGTCGCGCATGTCCTGCATACGAAAGGGAAACTCGTGCGGCCCGCCCTCGTCTGCCTGAGCGCCCAAGCGTGTGGAGGGGGCAGCGGGGCGCGGATGGACGTGGCCGGCGCCGTGGAATTGATCCACGTCGCGTCGCTGATCCACGACGACGTGATCGATGCGGCGGCCGTGCGACGCGGGCAGGCGTCGGTCAACGCGATCTGGGGGAACCAGGTCGCGGTGCTGCTGGGGGACTATCTGTTCAGCAAGGCGTTCCACATGCTCGCGCGTCTCCACAGCGCGGACCTCGCCGCGGCCGTGGCGGGCGCGACCGTGAAGATGAGTCAGGCCGAGATCAAGCAGATCAAGCACGGCAACACCCCGCACACGGACGAAGCGATCTACTTCGACATCATCGAGGGCAAGACAGCCCAACTCTTCAGCGCCGCGTGCCGGTGTGGCGCCCTCACCGCGGGCGCCCGCGAGCGCGAGGCGGCGGCGCTCTCTGAGTTCGGCCTCGAGTGGGGAATGGCGTTTCAGATCACCGACGACGCGCTCGATCTCACGGCGACCCCCGACCAAGTGGGCAAACCCATCGGGAGCGACATCCAGACGGGCAAGGTGACGCTCCCAATCATCTTCGCACTCGCGACCGCGCCGGCCCCCGACCGCCGGCGCCTCAGGGAGCTCATCGACGGCGCCGGGCTTTCCGACTCCGGCTCGGGGGAAGGCCCCACGGGGGAAGACGGTCCCCCAGGCGCGTCCGAAGAAGTGGGGGAGATTCTCTCCCGGTGTGGCGCGATCGCGCATGCCCTGGATGTGGCGAAGGCCCGCGCCGAGCGCGCGGCCGCGAGCCTTGGCCGGATCCGCCGCTCTCCGGCCCGGGACAGCCTGGCGGCCCTGGTGGAGTTCGTGACCATCCGGAGCCGCTAG
- the tatA gene encoding twin-arginine translocase TatA/TatE family subunit: MGQKFWELIIVLVIVILLFGPSRLAGLGGAVGKAMREFRDATKPDEPKGAAPDKGSGEKS, from the coding sequence ATGGGCCAGAAGTTCTGGGAACTCATCATTGTCCTAGTGATTGTCATCCTGCTGTTCGGACCGAGTCGCTTGGCGGGCCTGGGCGGGGCTGTTGGTAAAGCCATGCGAGAGTTTCGCGACGCCACAAAACCTGACGAGCCCAAGGGCGCAGCCCCGGACAAGGGCAGCGGAGAGAAGAGCTGA
- a CDS encoding DUF4321 domain-containing protein encodes MAKIPKRGRNPWWVLVIIVISGAMLGSVLANAVGQFTYLSWLGRSLTMGLAPPVTIDLHVLTLTLGFTLRLNLAVLLGILVAAYVFRML; translated from the coding sequence GTGGCCAAGATTCCAAAGCGAGGCCGCAATCCGTGGTGGGTGCTTGTCATCATCGTCATCTCGGGGGCCATGCTGGGGAGCGTCCTAGCCAACGCCGTCGGTCAGTTTACGTACCTCTCGTGGCTGGGTCGTTCCCTGACCATGGGTCTGGCTCCCCCCGTCACGATCGATCTACACGTGCTCACGCTGACGTTGGGATTCACCCTTCGGTTGAACCTCGCGGTGCTCCTTGGTATACTCGTGGCGGCCTACGTGTTCCGCATGCTATAG
- a CDS encoding cytochrome b N-terminal domain-containing protein, whose protein sequence is MYKRLLNGLLRWTLSLDVWINRIYPADFNPLYYTGGLSNLFLTVLVLSGIFLFLYYVPSFNDAYTSVDYILDGVPYGQIIRGIHRYAADGFIVAILLHFFRNWFTERFRFSRDEPWISGMMLLVFAGFIGVNGYMLVWDQRAQLLVAMTGNSLAAIPIVGGALRSALFGGAGTTNLLLPRMLFLHVGPATALYVLLWWHYVRVRHPKVWPPAVWTLFSLGAVFLLSAVIPAASQPLASTGAAPDRLAVDWFFLLPYVALKYITPAWLVALAVVLVVYGLYIPYQLPETPAEMGIRDAGIAQVVDANCTGCELCYYDCPYDAIVMVPSPHPGVTRAAQARKELAIVLESRCVECGICIGACPFEALELPRFLESDIQGKVLDACRT, encoded by the coding sequence GTGTATAAGCGCCTGCTCAACGGGCTCCTCCGATGGACCTTGAGCCTCGATGTCTGGATCAACCGGATCTATCCGGCGGACTTCAATCCGCTCTACTACACGGGCGGGCTGTCCAACCTCTTTCTGACGGTCCTCGTGTTGTCCGGGATCTTTCTCTTCCTGTACTACGTCCCGTCGTTCAACGACGCCTACACGTCTGTGGATTACATCCTGGACGGCGTGCCGTACGGACAGATCATTCGCGGGATTCACCGGTATGCCGCCGACGGGTTCATCGTCGCCATCCTGCTGCATTTCTTTCGGAACTGGTTCACGGAACGGTTCCGGTTCAGCAGGGACGAGCCCTGGATCAGCGGCATGATGCTGCTGGTGTTCGCGGGCTTCATCGGGGTGAACGGGTATATGCTCGTCTGGGACCAGCGCGCCCAACTGCTGGTCGCGATGACGGGGAACTCGCTCGCCGCGATCCCGATCGTTGGCGGCGCGCTCCGGTCCGCCCTCTTCGGCGGGGCGGGCACGACCAACCTCCTGCTGCCGCGGATGTTGTTCCTCCACGTGGGCCCCGCCACCGCGCTCTACGTGCTGCTGTGGTGGCACTACGTCCGCGTCCGCCACCCCAAGGTCTGGCCGCCCGCCGTGTGGACGCTGTTCTCGCTCGGGGCGGTGTTTCTCTTGTCCGCCGTGATCCCGGCGGCGAGCCAACCCCTCGCCTCGACCGGAGCCGCGCCGGACAGGCTGGCCGTCGACTGGTTCTTCCTGCTCCCCTACGTGGCTCTGAAGTACATCACGCCGGCCTGGCTCGTGGCCCTGGCCGTCGTGCTCGTCGTGTACGGCCTCTACATTCCCTATCAGCTCCCCGAGACACCCGCGGAGATGGGCATCCGGGACGCGGGGATCGCCCAAGTGGTGGATGCGAATTGCACGGGGTGCGAGCTCTGCTACTATGACTGTCCGTACGATGCCATTGTGATGGTCCCGAGCCCTCACCCCGGGGTGACCAGAGCCGCCCAGGCCAGGAAGGAGCTCGCGATCGTGCTGGAGTCCCGGTGCGTGGAATGCGGGATCTGCATCGGCGCGTGCCCATTTGAGGCGCTGGAGCTCCCCCGGTTTCTCGAAAGCGACATCCAAGGGAAGGTGCTGGACGCATGTCGGACGTGA
- a CDS encoding cytochrome b N-terminal domain-containing protein: protein MLANLKEWLQDRKQHLDLFDETKTAKQDNPLYIIGSLVWLSWMVVIVSGVILMLWYIPTTTGAYRSIEHITYDIPFGWLVRGMHKYAADMLIICITLRIYRMYFAGEYKKPGELSWMILFASLVLGMISGITGYLLIWNQRAFWAAKTVLTVPTYYDEIPLLGNTGLGHAITYIFLGGPAVGQATITRFYAIHFGISVVFVILAEVFFYRTRRRRLNLSPFVIVLVLAFLGWLSFERLTDMGRWANPNRTPLPILSDWYFLALYQLVKYMPPLWAGIAPALLIGYGMLVPFLDRTKETRPLERPLFFTVGMLALVYFIAFTALIMLNIAVISRDPPIIMAVTAVVMVAAFMWELVHRRRKARQAQTPPARPAPPAPRATAAAS from the coding sequence ATGCTCGCCAATCTCAAGGAATGGCTCCAGGACCGCAAGCAGCACCTGGATCTCTTCGATGAGACCAAGACCGCCAAGCAGGACAACCCCTTGTACATCATCGGCAGCCTGGTGTGGCTCTCGTGGATGGTGGTGATCGTCTCCGGCGTCATCCTGATGCTGTGGTACATCCCGACGACGACGGGCGCGTACCGGTCGATCGAGCACATCACCTACGACATCCCGTTCGGCTGGTTGGTCCGGGGGATGCACAAGTACGCGGCGGACATGCTCATCATCTGCATCACCCTCCGCATCTACCGCATGTACTTCGCCGGCGAGTACAAGAAGCCAGGAGAGCTCTCCTGGATGATCCTGTTCGCATCCCTCGTGCTGGGGATGATCTCGGGGATCACCGGCTATCTCCTGATCTGGAACCAGCGGGCGTTCTGGGCGGCCAAGACCGTGCTCACCGTGCCGACCTATTATGACGAGATCCCCCTGCTCGGGAACACGGGGCTGGGACACGCGATCACGTACATCTTCCTGGGGGGCCCGGCCGTCGGGCAGGCCACCATCACCCGGTTCTATGCGATCCACTTCGGCATCTCGGTGGTGTTCGTGATCCTCGCCGAGGTGTTTTTCTACCGGACGCGCCGGAGGCGGCTCAACCTGTCCCCATTTGTGATCGTCCTGGTCCTGGCGTTCCTGGGGTGGTTGAGCTTCGAGCGGTTGACGGACATGGGCCGCTGGGCGAACCCCAACCGGACGCCGCTGCCGATCCTCTCGGACTGGTACTTCCTCGCGCTGTACCAGCTGGTGAAGTACATGCCGCCGCTGTGGGCGGGGATCGCACCGGCGTTGTTGATCGGGTACGGGATGCTGGTGCCGTTCCTCGACCGGACCAAGGAGACGCGCCCCCTGGAACGCCCGCTGTTCTTCACGGTGGGGATGCTGGCCCTCGTGTATTTCATCGCGTTCACGGCGCTTATCATGCTGAACATCGCGGTCATCAGCCGTGATCCGCCGATCATCATGGCGGTCACCGCTGTGGTGATGGTGGCGGCGTTCATGTGGGAGCTCGTCCACCGCCGGCGGAAGGCGCGCCAGGCGCAAACCCCGCCGGCCCGTCCCGCGCCCCCCGCTCCGAGGGCGACGGCGGCGGCGTCGTAG
- a CDS encoding c-type cytochrome, translated as MWLRNPEAWPSAVPALVAVLALTACQPSVDVSRAKVDRALPPPQEVEIPLVIDENEQPIVPDAITGKQVFEANCAVCHGMNGDGNGPMAATLKAPDKDVLTALLGVFHIELNREPLPSKPVNFHNRDLENVITPAILYETVTLGRPHTAMPAFGPEASFGANKYPTITNQQRWDANAYEMMFRTSPEELSAAKHLYDEQCAVCHGANGDGKGPRGPEMAGQLWSWSRGEGPGIFTDINYIVQRNPSELTNAILDGHGLMPSYRGKLSADQLNGLVDYIYTFFYKHPPIK; from the coding sequence ATGTGGTTGAGGAACCCCGAAGCCTGGCCGAGCGCCGTCCCAGCCCTCGTGGCGGTGCTGGCCCTCACCGCGTGCCAGCCGTCGGTCGATGTGTCTCGGGCCAAGGTGGACCGGGCGCTGCCCCCTCCCCAGGAAGTGGAGATCCCCCTCGTCATCGACGAGAACGAACAGCCCATCGTCCCCGACGCGATCACGGGCAAGCAGGTCTTCGAGGCCAACTGCGCGGTGTGCCACGGCATGAACGGTGACGGGAACGGCCCGATGGCGGCCACATTGAAGGCCCCCGATAAGGATGTCCTGACCGCGCTCCTCGGCGTGTTTCATATCGAACTGAACCGGGAACCGCTTCCGAGCAAGCCGGTCAATTTCCACAACCGGGATCTGGAAAACGTGATCACCCCGGCGATCCTCTACGAGACCGTCACCCTCGGCCGTCCCCACACCGCGATGCCGGCGTTCGGGCCGGAAGCATCGTTCGGCGCCAACAAGTATCCGACGATCACCAACCAACAGCGCTGGGACGCCAACGCCTACGAGATGATGTTCCGGACGTCGCCCGAGGAACTCAGCGCCGCCAAGCATCTCTACGATGAACAGTGTGCGGTGTGCCACGGGGCGAACGGCGATGGGAAAGGCCCTCGAGGTCCCGAGATGGCCGGCCAGCTGTGGTCGTGGTCGCGCGGCGAGGGGCCGGGGATCTTCACGGATATCAACTACATCGTCCAGCGCAACCCGAGTGAGCTGACCAATGCGATCCTGGACGGGCATGGGCTGATGCCGTCGTACCGGGGCAAGCTGTCGGCGGACCAACTCAATGGTTTGGTGGATTACATCTACACGTTCTTCTACAAGCACCCGCCGATTAAGTAA
- a CDS encoding hydrogenase iron-sulfur subunit, whose translation MSDVKPSAAADRRPRIVGFLCDWAVSSEGLVREDGTMRDLPGVTLIKVPCSGFIRPSWLEFALKNGADGAFVCGCPLGDCFNRLGNNLIADRVVQMRRRLERQKIQPDRVGTIFHGLHEQAEFVAAVREFSDRVAKLPAPPPPAARKAAAAPATPAAAGAPAPGGPSRPGPTEGGAGETPPGAPPGQGGS comes from the coding sequence ATGTCGGACGTGAAGCCGTCCGCGGCCGCGGATCGCCGCCCCCGCATCGTCGGATTTCTGTGCGATTGGGCCGTCAGCAGCGAAGGGCTGGTGCGTGAGGACGGGACGATGCGCGATCTCCCCGGCGTGACCCTCATTAAAGTGCCGTGCTCCGGGTTCATCCGTCCCTCGTGGCTCGAGTTCGCGCTCAAAAACGGCGCCGACGGCGCGTTCGTGTGCGGGTGTCCGTTGGGCGATTGTTTTAACCGTCTCGGCAACAACCTCATCGCGGACCGCGTGGTCCAGATGCGGCGGCGGTTGGAGCGTCAGAAGATCCAGCCCGATCGCGTCGGCACGATCTTTCACGGTCTGCACGAACAGGCGGAGTTCGTCGCCGCGGTCCGCGAGTTCAGCGACCGGGTCGCGAAGTTGCCGGCCCCTCCACCGCCGGCGGCGCGTAAGGCCGCCGCCGCCCCAGCGACCCCGGCTGCCGCAGGCGCGCCTGCCCCCGGCGGCCCGAGTAGGCCGGGTCCCACCGAAGGGGGCGCCGGCGAGACACCACCGGGCGCACCCCCGGGGCAGGGGGGATCGTAG